A genomic window from Vicinamibacteria bacterium includes:
- a CDS encoding phenylalanine--tRNA ligase beta subunit-related protein → MRFVVSHEIFEAFPSAAIGVLAVFDVDNRGLSEPIARRLSQAATEAAGALDGKNVTEHPQVACWRDAYRRFGAKPKKYPSSVENLLRRACRGESIRSINKLVDLYNVVSLSHFVPAGGEDLDRIEGDLRLTFATESEPAVKLLGESDERPPKRGEVIYRDDVGAVCRRWNWKEAERTKLTEETKNAVLVIETLPPVTRKTLEAALVDLASGVREHLGGSSHREILDRDSAEMELR, encoded by the coding sequence ATGCGATTCGTTGTCAGCCACGAGATTTTCGAGGCCTTCCCCAGTGCGGCGATCGGCGTGCTGGCGGTGTTCGACGTGGACAATCGAGGCCTCTCGGAACCGATTGCCCGACGTCTGAGTCAGGCGGCCACGGAGGCCGCCGGCGCTCTCGACGGAAAGAACGTCACCGAGCATCCGCAGGTCGCGTGCTGGCGAGACGCTTATCGGCGGTTCGGGGCGAAGCCGAAGAAGTACCCTTCGTCGGTCGAGAACTTGCTGCGCCGCGCCTGCCGGGGGGAATCGATACGAAGCATCAACAAACTCGTCGATCTCTACAACGTCGTTTCCCTCTCGCACTTCGTGCCCGCGGGAGGAGAGGACCTCGACCGGATCGAGGGGGATCTGAGGCTGACGTTCGCGACCGAGAGCGAGCCCGCGGTCAAGCTTCTCGGCGAGAGCGACGAGCGACCTCCGAAGAGGGGAGAGGTCATCTATCGAGACGACGTGGGCGCCGTATGCCGCCGGTGGAACTGGAAGGAAGCGGAGCGCACGAAGCTCACCGAGGAGACCAAGAACGCCGTGCTGGTAATCGAGACGCTTCCTCCCGTGACTCGCAAGACGCTGGAAGCGGCCCTCGTCGACCTGGCATCCGGCGTTCGAGAACACCTCGGGGGCTCCAGTCATCGGGAGATCCTCGACCGCGACAGCGCAGAAATGGAGCTGAGGTAA
- a CDS encoding enoyl-ACP reductase, protein MLLDGKRGLIVGVANKRSLAWGIAQSVSREGARLALTYQGERLEENVRTLAQQLTNPIVLPCDVTEDEQLDALGTSLSDELGGIDFVVHAVAFALREELDGAFLDTSREGYRISQDVSSYSLTALCRRMVPLMPNGGSVVTLTYLGGERVVPNYNVMGVAKAALEMSVRYLASDLGPKGIRVNAISAGPIKTLASAGVHGISRMLEHHRNHAPLRRNTDQGEVGDAAAFLVSDLARGITGEILYVDGGYHVLGSMLA, encoded by the coding sequence ATGCTCCTGGACGGCAAACGAGGGCTCATCGTCGGAGTCGCGAACAAACGCTCCCTCGCGTGGGGTATCGCGCAGTCGGTTTCGAGAGAAGGCGCCCGGCTGGCGCTGACCTATCAGGGTGAGCGACTCGAGGAGAACGTACGAACCCTCGCTCAGCAGCTGACGAATCCGATCGTCCTGCCCTGTGACGTGACCGAGGACGAGCAGTTGGATGCTCTCGGTACGAGCCTGAGTGACGAGCTCGGCGGGATCGATTTCGTGGTCCACGCCGTGGCATTCGCCCTGAGGGAAGAGCTCGATGGAGCCTTTCTCGATACCTCGCGCGAGGGGTACCGTATCTCCCAGGACGTTTCGTCCTATTCTCTCACCGCGCTCTGCCGTCGCATGGTGCCTCTCATGCCGAATGGCGGGAGCGTCGTTACGCTCACCTACCTCGGCGGCGAGCGCGTCGTGCCGAACTACAACGTGATGGGCGTGGCGAAAGCGGCGCTCGAGATGTCGGTGCGCTACCTCGCATCGGATCTCGGTCCGAAGGGAATTCGCGTCAACGCGATCTCCGCGGGACCCATCAAGACTCTTGCGTCGGCCGGCGTCCATGGCATCTCCAGGATGCTGGAGCACCACCGGAACCACGCGCCGCTTCGGCGCAACACCGACCAGGGCGAAGTGGGAGACGCGGCGGCCTTCCTCGTCTCCGACCTGGCGCGCGGCATCACCGGAGAGATTCTGTACGTGGACGGCGGATACCATGTACTCGGGAGCATGCTCGCCTGA
- a CDS encoding amidase: MSIRTVLRKLERGELSSEDLVRDHLRRAEEISGANAFITLREEQALSEARASDEARSRGRVLGPLEGVPVTAKDIVWSKGDRTTSGSRLRATFVSDRDAEALARVRAAGAILLGKTNLHEFAYGVTNVNPHYGPARNPWDRSRISGGSSGGSAVAVAFGVGLASIGSDTGGSVRIPSALCGTVGLKPTYGSIPRDGVTPLSWSLDHLGPMARSVEDAAVLYEVMSETRIELEDEPEVRGLRLGIHESYFFENLAGEVEVCIRRAVDRLVDLGMAPVRVRIPEVELQGACRNTIAFAEASSYHEQDIREKPEEYGEDTRELLRIGLEISAVEYLTALRARRRIVRAFREAFAAIDVFVAPTTPTGAPRIGERMLENGEELRAGLLRLASPFNTTGFPAISLPCGFTADGRPVGLQLAAAPREERLLLSVARAFEASCANEDWSSRRPAV, from the coding sequence GTGAGCATCCGCACCGTCCTTCGCAAGCTCGAACGGGGCGAGCTCAGCTCCGAGGATCTCGTCCGCGATCATCTGAGGCGAGCCGAAGAGATTTCGGGAGCGAACGCCTTCATTACTCTGCGAGAAGAACAGGCGCTTTCAGAAGCGCGGGCCTCGGACGAGGCACGCAGCCGAGGTCGTGTTCTCGGGCCCCTCGAAGGCGTTCCGGTTACGGCAAAAGACATCGTGTGGTCGAAAGGGGACAGGACCACATCGGGCTCGAGACTCCGCGCCACTTTCGTTTCCGACCGGGATGCCGAAGCACTCGCACGGGTCCGGGCGGCGGGAGCGATCTTGCTCGGGAAGACGAATTTGCACGAGTTTGCCTACGGCGTGACGAACGTCAATCCACACTACGGGCCCGCTCGCAATCCCTGGGACCGCTCTCGTATCAGCGGCGGCTCGAGCGGCGGCTCGGCTGTCGCCGTCGCGTTCGGGGTCGGGCTCGCTTCGATCGGTAGCGACACCGGAGGGTCGGTACGCATTCCTTCTGCCCTCTGTGGCACCGTGGGCCTGAAGCCGACATACGGTTCCATTCCCCGAGACGGCGTCACGCCGCTTTCCTGGAGTCTGGATCACTTGGGCCCCATGGCTCGTTCGGTGGAAGACGCGGCGGTTTTGTATGAGGTCATGTCAGAAACAAGAATCGAGCTCGAGGACGAGCCTGAGGTTAGGGGCCTTCGATTGGGAATCCACGAGTCGTATTTCTTCGAGAACCTGGCCGGCGAGGTGGAGGTGTGCATTCGACGGGCGGTCGACCGGCTAGTCGATCTCGGAATGGCTCCGGTCCGCGTTCGCATCCCGGAGGTCGAGCTTCAGGGTGCGTGCCGAAACACGATCGCCTTCGCCGAAGCGTCGTCCTATCACGAGCAAGATATTCGCGAAAAGCCCGAGGAGTACGGCGAGGACACGCGGGAGCTTTTGAGAATCGGGCTCGAGATCTCCGCGGTGGAGTATTTGACAGCGCTCCGCGCGCGCCGCCGGATCGTGCGTGCCTTCCGAGAAGCTTTCGCTGCCATCGACGTGTTCGTAGCGCCGACGACTCCGACGGGCGCACCCCGGATAGGCGAGCGGATGCTCGAAAATGGGGAAGAGCTGCGAGCGGGGCTCTTGCGCCTGGCCTCGCCATTCAACACGACGGGATTTCCCGCGATCTCCCTGCCCTGTGGATTCACGGCCGACGGACGCCCCGTCGGCCTGCAGCTCGCCGCCGCGCCGCGCGAAGAGCGGCTTCTCCTTTCGGTGGCACGCGCTTTCGAAGCGAGCTGCGCCAACGAAGATTGGTCGAGCCGTCGTCCTGCAGTATAG
- a CDS encoding lysine 2,3-aminomutase, giving the protein MAILDLHTSELETPSDGTKFKVFTRKDIDRIPQLAALTERQRRSMKAVSAVLPFRVNNYVIDDLIDWDNIPDDPIYQLTFPQPGMLEESDYEHMLELVEANAPNDDVETAARRIQRKLNPHPAGQIQLNVPVLNGEALPGMQHKYRETVLFFPEAGQTCHAYCTYCFRWAQFVGINELKFAARQADKLFDYVRHHEEVRSVLFTGGDPLVMKSRVLRRYLEPLLDPSLQHLESIRIGSKAPAYWPYKFVSDDDADDLLRLFAEVVASGRNLALMAHFTHPRELETDIAQEALRRVRETGAVVRCQSPIVRHVNDSPDVWARLWTEEVRLGAVPYYMFVERNTGAKSYFEIPLARAFEIFNVAYRQVSGLARTVRGPSMSAMPGKVLIEGTTEVGGRKLFALKFIQGRDPEWVGRIFFAELDPRATWLSDLKPAFGEREFFFEERLREIKAEREILLTG; this is encoded by the coding sequence ATGGCGATTCTGGATTTGCATACGAGCGAGCTCGAGACCCCGAGCGACGGAACGAAGTTCAAAGTCTTTACGCGCAAAGACATCGATCGAATTCCCCAGCTCGCGGCGCTCACGGAACGGCAGCGACGTTCCATGAAGGCCGTGTCCGCGGTGCTTCCGTTTCGCGTCAACAACTACGTCATCGACGATCTGATCGACTGGGACAATATACCCGACGATCCCATCTATCAGCTCACGTTCCCTCAGCCGGGAATGCTCGAAGAGTCGGACTACGAGCACATGCTCGAGCTCGTCGAAGCGAATGCTCCGAACGACGATGTCGAAACGGCCGCGCGTCGGATCCAACGGAAGCTCAACCCGCATCCGGCGGGCCAGATCCAGCTCAATGTTCCCGTCCTGAATGGCGAAGCGCTTCCGGGAATGCAGCACAAATACCGTGAGACGGTGCTCTTTTTCCCCGAGGCGGGTCAGACCTGCCATGCCTACTGCACTTATTGTTTCCGGTGGGCCCAGTTCGTCGGGATCAACGAGCTCAAGTTCGCGGCGCGCCAGGCAGACAAGCTCTTTGATTACGTCCGCCACCACGAAGAAGTGAGAAGCGTGCTCTTCACCGGCGGCGACCCGTTAGTGATGAAATCCAGGGTTTTGCGGCGCTATCTGGAGCCGCTCCTGGATCCATCGCTTCAGCATCTCGAGAGCATCCGCATCGGTAGCAAAGCGCCTGCCTACTGGCCCTACAAGTTCGTCAGCGACGATGACGCCGACGATTTGCTACGGCTGTTCGCGGAGGTCGTCGCCTCCGGTCGCAATCTCGCTCTCATGGCCCATTTCACCCACCCCCGAGAGCTCGAGACCGACATCGCCCAGGAGGCCCTGCGTCGGGTGCGCGAAACGGGCGCCGTGGTGCGCTGCCAATCTCCGATTGTGCGACACGTGAACGATTCCCCCGACGTCTGGGCCCGGTTGTGGACCGAAGAAGTCAGGCTCGGAGCCGTTCCCTACTACATGTTCGTAGAGCGGAACACCGGGGCGAAGAGCTACTTCGAGATTCCTCTCGCTCGTGCCTTCGAGATCTTCAACGTAGCCTATCGCCAAGTGTCGGGACTGGCTCGGACAGTGCGGGGACCGTCGATGTCGGCGATGCCGGGCAAAGTGCTCATCGAGGGGACTACGGAAGTCGGCGGTCGCAAGCTCTTCGCGCTGAAGTTCATTCAGGGCCGCGACCCCGAGTGGGTGGGCCGGATCTTTTTCGCCGAGCTCGACCCTCGAGCCACCTGGCTCTCGGACCTGAAGCCGGCTTTCGGAGAGCGGGAATTCTTCTTCGAGGAGCGGCTTCGCGAGATCAAAGCGGAACGCGAGATCTTACTCACCGGCTGA
- a CDS encoding response regulator transcription factor, translating to MSATGGRVAIVDDEANLRETVGYALEREGYHVDLFPDGLAAWESFSRALPDVCVLDIVMPRMDGLELCRKLRGVSESLPIIFLTSRDEEFDRVLGLELGADDYLVKPFAMRELVARVKVLFRRLALLGKPPASDEQKIAIGQLSLDLNRYQAAWNGSPLSLTVTEFMLLHALSRRPGHVKSRAQLMEECYPHDAYVSERTIDSHVKRLRKKFADLDESFDAIETVYGLGYRYREG from the coding sequence ATGAGCGCGACGGGCGGCCGGGTGGCGATCGTGGACGATGAGGCAAATCTCCGCGAGACTGTAGGTTACGCTCTCGAGCGAGAGGGGTACCATGTCGATCTCTTCCCCGATGGCCTGGCGGCCTGGGAATCGTTCTCGCGGGCCCTTCCCGACGTTTGCGTGCTGGACATCGTGATGCCCCGAATGGACGGGCTCGAACTGTGCCGAAAGCTTCGCGGCGTCAGCGAGTCGCTGCCGATCATCTTCCTGACCTCGCGCGACGAGGAGTTCGACCGCGTCCTGGGTCTCGAGCTGGGTGCCGACGACTATCTCGTGAAGCCCTTCGCCATGAGGGAGCTGGTCGCCCGAGTCAAGGTGCTCTTCCGACGGTTGGCCCTTCTGGGAAAACCTCCCGCGAGCGACGAGCAGAAAATCGCAATCGGACAGTTGTCGCTCGATCTGAACCGCTACCAGGCGGCGTGGAACGGGAGCCCTCTTTCGCTGACGGTGACGGAGTTCATGCTTCTGCACGCACTCTCCCGGAGACCGGGCCACGTCAAGTCCCGCGCCCAGCTCATGGAGGAGTGCTATCCGCACGATGCCTACGTGAGCGAGCGTACGATCGACAGCCACGTCAAGCGACTGCGGAAGAAGTTTGCCGATCTCGACGAGAGTTTCGACGCCATCGAGACGGTGTACGGATTGGGATACCGCTACCGCGAAGGTTGA
- a CDS encoding stimulus-sensing domain-containing protein: protein MRRFVSKISIRLLAFNVLLVFFPAAGASYLAIYERKLLQAQEQSMVQQGRLLTAALSERGPLSQSVIEPILLRLEQRTSARIRVLDREGWLLADTSRLGPARIGEEDATTPNEGGRDPRSSVLYRIGSYLVRTASGLFGEPPAPVAADGYYSADTPFSGPEVRQALEGNYGAATRITPGGQRSVTLYSALPIYNEGEVDGAVLVSQSTFYILQDLYEVRLAIFQFLLGTVAVAVVLSLLVSTTISRPLKQLRAQAAAILDRRGRLKGQFGGSNRLDEIGDLSRALSQLSSRLDERMRFIESFAADVSHEFKNPLTSIRAAAEMLRDIDDREERSRFVAFVEKDITRLERLLSSVREITLLDADPDAGEDPQPVALDALVRGVVAAERFRDSGIETALPERPVTVEGNADRLTQVVENLVDNAVSFSPPGGRIRVSLEQSDGGAILRVEDQGPGIPPEHRDRVFDRFFSYRPAAANSREHSGLGLAIVKAIVERHRGSISLFDSPFGGAGFELRLPSR from the coding sequence ATGCGTCGCTTCGTCTCCAAGATCTCCATTCGCCTGCTGGCGTTCAACGTCCTGCTGGTGTTCTTTCCCGCCGCGGGCGCGTCCTATCTGGCGATTTACGAGCGCAAGCTGCTCCAGGCACAAGAGCAGTCCATGGTCCAGCAGGGACGCCTGCTGACCGCTGCGCTATCGGAGCGTGGCCCGCTGTCCCAGTCCGTCATCGAGCCGATTCTCCTCCGTCTCGAGCAGCGTACTTCGGCTCGCATCCGCGTGCTCGATCGAGAAGGATGGCTTCTGGCGGACACGAGCCGGCTCGGCCCCGCACGAATCGGGGAGGAAGACGCGACCACGCCCAACGAAGGTGGACGCGATCCACGTTCGAGCGTCCTCTACCGGATTGGATCGTACCTGGTGCGAACGGCGTCGGGGCTTTTTGGCGAGCCTCCCGCCCCGGTCGCCGCCGACGGCTACTACTCGGCCGACACGCCCTTCTCCGGCCCCGAGGTGCGCCAGGCGCTCGAAGGCAACTACGGAGCCGCCACGAGGATTACCCCGGGCGGACAACGCTCGGTGACGTTGTATAGCGCACTTCCCATCTACAACGAGGGTGAAGTCGACGGCGCCGTTCTCGTTTCGCAGTCCACGTTCTACATACTCCAGGACCTCTACGAGGTGCGTCTCGCCATCTTCCAGTTTCTACTCGGCACCGTTGCCGTCGCCGTCGTTTTGAGCCTTCTCGTATCGACGACGATCTCGCGCCCGTTAAAACAGCTCCGTGCGCAAGCGGCGGCGATCCTGGACCGGCGCGGCCGACTGAAAGGCCAGTTTGGCGGCTCGAACCGGCTCGACGAGATCGGTGACTTGAGCCGCGCGCTTTCCCAGCTCTCGTCGAGGCTGGACGAGCGCATGCGTTTCATCGAATCCTTCGCCGCCGACGTCTCTCACGAGTTCAAGAACCCGCTCACATCGATCCGCGCCGCCGCCGAGATGCTCAGAGACATCGACGACCGCGAAGAGCGATCCCGGTTCGTGGCCTTTGTCGAGAAGGACATCACTCGACTCGAGCGGCTGCTGTCTTCCGTGCGGGAGATCACGCTCCTCGACGCGGATCCCGATGCGGGCGAAGACCCGCAGCCGGTAGCCCTCGACGCCCTAGTCCGAGGAGTGGTCGCCGCGGAGCGATTTCGCGACTCGGGCATCGAAACGGCCCTCCCCGAGCGACCGGTTACCGTCGAGGGGAACGCCGACCGCCTCACCCAAGTCGTGGAGAACCTCGTCGACAACGCCGTGTCGTTCTCACCGCCAGGTGGTCGCATCCGCGTCAGTCTCGAGCAGAGCGACGGCGGCGCGATACTGCGCGTCGAGGACCAGGGCCCCGGCATCCCTCCGGAGCATCGCGACCGGGTCTTCGATCGTTTCTTCTCTTACCGTCCCGCCGCGGCTAACTCGCGCGAGCACAGCGGTCTCGGCCTCGCCATCGTCAAGGCGATCGTCGAGCGCCATCGAGGCTCGATCAGCCTTTTCGACTCCCCGTTCGGAGGCGCGGGCTTCGAGCTGCGCCTACCCTCCCGTTGA